From the genome of Canis lupus familiaris isolate Mischka breed German Shepherd chromosome 20, alternate assembly UU_Cfam_GSD_1.0, whole genome shotgun sequence:
aaaaattaaatgcagggatgcctgggtggctcagtgggttgagcatctgcctttgactcaggtcatgatctcatggtcttggTTTGGAGTCCCAcaaccgggctccctgctcaacgggagctgcttctccctctccctttgcctgctgctcctcctgcttatgtgctctgtgtcaaataaataaaatctttgaaaataagattttattcatgagagacacggagacagagggagaagcaggctctatgcccagagcccaatatgggaccccatcccaggactccaggatcccgccctgagccaaaggcagaggctcaacagctgagccccccaggcgtcttgaaaataaaaataaattaaacatagaattagcatgtgacccagcaattccacttcggGGTATGCAACCAAAGACTTGAAAGCAGGACCTGGGAGTGGTCCTGGGAATCCCTGACGCAGGAACCTTAATACTTTTTCCTTTATGTGTCTTTATGTGGTTTCACTGACAATAAGTGTATCTTTATAACTACAacttttaagttaaataaaaccaTTCAAGCTGGTAAAATGCAAGCCCAGCAGCGCCCAGCATTGCCCTCCACGAAGGTCAGCGTCCCGAAGTTCTGGGTTCTGGCCTCAACTCTGCAGAAGGGAATGCAGTGCCCCCAGCCAGCTTCGCACCGTGACAGCTCGGGCGCCCACCTGGCCGCTCTGCCCTTTATCTGTCAGACGGCAGGACGAGGACAGGTGGGGAACCCTGAGAAGCCCTGCACCTGAAGACCTGCAGCAGGCCGTCGAGCTTCACCTGTGCCCCACGCGCTGGTCCTGGGGGGCCGGGTCCCGCTGGGACCTGAGCTGGGGGGACACCTGCAGGGAAGACGCGGGGGTACGGCCGCCGCTCTGCGTCCCCCGGCGCCCGGACAGGAGGCTCCGCGGTCTCCGGGCACTGACCTCGGCTCCATCACCCCAAGTCCCGAGCACCTGCCCTGGGCCGGcgaggggaggggctgaggggaagCCGCCGGGCTCTCGCGGGCGCGGGGGGGAGGAAGGGCCCCGGGGCGTGCAGGGCGGCGGTCAACAACGCCTGCAGGCTGGGAGGCCGCGCGGCGGGACGGACGACGGCCCGGGACCGGGCGGCCACCTCGGGACCGTGCGGCGGCCGGCGGCTCGCGGAGCACAGTGCgcaggcgcggggcgggcgggcagggggcggTGCTCcactccagccccgccccccagccccgcgctGATTGGAGCCGCcgccgcggggcggggctggcgcCCACGGGGCGGGTCCCGCGCGGCGCCTGCGCAGTACGGGGCCCCGCGCGCGCGGGCGGGTGGGCGGAGCGCGGCCCCCCGAGCGGGGGCTGGCgagcgcggggagggggcccagAGGGCGGCAAAGCCGGCGCGTGCCCGGctgggggcggagggcgggggcccGCGGGCCGGAACAGCCGCGGCaagtggcggcggcggcggcgacggagGCAGCTGAGGCGGCGGCGTCGAGCGGGggtccgggcggcggcggcggcggcggcggcggcgggccgaGGAGCCGGGCGCGATGGAGCGGAAGAGGTGGGAGTGCCCGGCGCTCCCGCAGGGCTGGGAGAGGGAAGAAGTGCCCAGAAGGTCGGGGCTGTCGGCCGGCCACAGGGATGTCTTTTACTATAGGTGAATGAACGTGCCGGCCGGGCAGGGCCCCAACGGGCGCCTCCCAGCGGCCTCTGCGGCGGCCTGGGCGCCTCGACCCGGGCTGCGGCCTGGGCCCCGCGCGTGCgtcgtgcgtgcgtgcgtgcgtgccgGCGCGCGGCGGCCCCGGGGAGTGCGCGTGCgtgcccctccccccgcggccGCGTGGAGCGCCgagcggcgcggggcgggcggcggcctttgttcggcggccgcggcggccgggcTGGCGGGGCGAGGGGCGCCGGGCGCGGGCCAGACGCCgctgggaggcgggggtgggggctgggctgtCCCTCGGTCGGCCGGGCGCGcgcagcccggggcgggggcgggggcgcggagggcggggcggcggggccgcgtGTGCGGAGGGCCGGCTCGGCGCCCCCGGGCTGGAAGGAGGGCCGCCGcgggctgggggaggcagaagCCGTGGGCGGCAGGCCGGCGGCCACCtgctgccttcctcctccctccccttttctttctgaATGCTGGAAGATGCTTTTGTTCCTGAGCCAGCTCTGGTGGCTCCCTCCCCCTTGCTGCACGATCCCGGGGCGCGTTCAGGTCGCTGGACCCCGTAAAGGGGGCCCCGGCCACGTGCTGGGCGCGGGCCGGTACTGGGGTGCTGCGCGTGCACCCCGCACTGGGGTCGCTCAGGGGCCTTGGCTGCAGGAGGGCGGTGAGCAGGAAAGGGAGGGCAGCTGTCAGGACCAGCGCGGGGCTGGCTTCCCCGAAGAGCAGCGGCCCTGCTGGGGCACCGAGGGAGCGGGCACTGCCCTTGTCTGCTGCGATGAAGCCTGCATCCCCGCGGCTCTGTCCCGCTGGGTCAGTGAGGAGGTGCGAGGCCCTCGTTTTCCACACGTGTCTAGGCGTAAGGCTGGAGCGGGTCTCTCTGGCTCTAGGTCTTTGTTAACTGAACAGTTGCCTCTGCAGCACCTGCCGCATGTCCTGGCCGTGGAGCTGGGAGTGGGACCCTGGGACTCCTGTAGTTACAGGTGGTGACATTCACAGAGAAGCACAGGGGTCTGTGAAGGCCAGTGATGGGGTGCTGGACTGAGGCTGGGGCAGGTCAAGGAGGGCCTTTCTGAAAGGGTGCCACTGAGCTGGGCCCTGGCAGTGGGGCTGAAGGGAGCTGTCCTGGCAGGGGCACCCCGTGCAGAGGCCGCAGGAGGCCGAGCCAAGGGCAGCATGGCCAGAGCACCTGGAGAACGTTGTTCCGCCTCTTGTCCCCATCTCTACGTGGGCCTCTCAGGGCCTCCGCCAAATGGGGCCTTCCTCTGAGTCCCTAGACCTGAGTATGGGGGTCTGGCAATGGGGAAAAGCTCCGAAGAGGCTGGACAGATGGAATTCCAGCTTTCTCGTGACTCCACTGAGAGGTGGGGCCtgaggggagcggggagggcaGGTGGTGCGTGTGGGCTCTGTGTACATCAGCGACACCACTCCCAGGTCTGACCTGGGTGATCCACCGGGCAGGAGGGTGTCACCTGCCCTCCCAGTGGGTGGGAGGTTTGGGGGAATGTGACCTGGAACCCATGGTGTTGTCTAGAATGTGGATCTCTGCTGTCTCCACCTCCTGGAGCGCCTGCTGAACCAGCAACGGGGCAAGAGCATGGATGGATTTGCCTAATTCTCTTAAGGCAGAGGAAAGTAGAGCTTGAGGGCTTTGGGTCAAACAGACCTGGTTTGCAGTCCAAGCCTTGTCCCTTGGAATActtgggccttggtttccttctCCAGCGAGTGGGGGAGGGAGTGTGTTCTTTGCAAGGTGACCCCACAAATGTTACCTGGGGCCGAATCATCAGGCTGCGGCCATGTGTTCTTTGTGAAAATAATCTCACCGTGATATTCTGTGTCCAGGCAGGAGGTTGAGGGTTTGTGGGAAGTTAGTACCCTGACCTCGGGGCTTGCTGTTTGGACAGGTACAAAGTAGGACTCCCCCAGGACATCTCATGTCAGAAGTGGAAACGCTTAGGAGAAGCAGGACCAGGAGAAGCAGGACGGACTCAGTGTCGGGGCCCATTGGGGCATCGCGGGCTCCGGGCCTCGTTCTTGTCGGTGCCCACTTACTGGTCCTGGCGACTGGCACAGCAGCCCTCCCTACAGACTAGAAGCCAGGCTGTGTTTCAGTCCTATACCCACATCCTGGCCTGAGGCTCGAGGCCAAATGGTGGCTCCTAGTCCCACAACCAGCCCCCGACATGCCAGCCACAGCCCCCATCCCCATGCCTGGAGCTCCTGGTCTGTGCCCTCCCAGTGAGGCCCTGCTCCCAGAGAGGCCGTCTTGCTCTTTGACTTCTATATGTGTGTCCAGGGTAGTGGTGGTTTTCAATAAAATCTTAGGGACGTTCTCCTGTGTCCATACTGAGCTGTGGATCTGTAGGACCGTTTTCAAAGCTTGAGATCTAGTCCACGTTCTGTCCAGTCCATCCTTTACAAGTGTACTGTCGAGTGGATTTCAGTCCTACAAAGTCGTGTGGCGGTCAcctctagttccagaacattccatcactcccaaatgccccccccccccccacagccctTGGGATCTACTAATTCACTTTttgtcttgcttttgttttttttttttttttttttgattttatttatttattcatgatagtcacagagagagagagaggcagagacacaggcagagggagaagcaggctccatgcaccgggagcccgacgtgggactcgatcccgggtctccaggatcgtgccctgggccaaaggcaggcgccaaaccgctgcgccacccagggatcccttgtcttgcttttgtaaaaaaaatagtttttattgagATTAGGATTCATACTGAATACAGTTCATCcgtttcaagtgtacagttcaatagTTTCTAGCATATTTGCAGGGGTGGCCACCTCCACGGTCAATTTTAGGATACTTTCCTCACCCCGAAACCGCCCCAGACCCTTAACTGTCAATGCCCCGTACCCCATGGCACGGTCCTAAACAGCCACTTACCCGCTCTAGTTCCTGTCCTCGTGTAGTGTGTGTGCGGGGTGGCGAGTGGAGGCAAAGAGACACTGGCGAGTTTTGTGGGTCCTCCTTCCTCTTTGCTGTCGTATTGGACCCCGGCTCCTGCCCGCCGACCCGGTGCGTAAGGCTCTGTGCGCACCAGCCAGTgcagcgggggccgggggggagcGAATCGCCCCGCAGAGTCCCTGGTGGCCTCAGAGTGGGGGTCGGGCTCTGTGTGGGGCGCCGGGTCCCGCGACTGGGTCCCGTGACTCGCTTGTCTTCACCCTGGCCCTGCCCGCAGGGTTGGGGGGATCCAGAGCTGAGTGCGGCTCGCCGCTGTTTGGGTCCTGACGCTGCAGGAGGGGGTTTCACTGTGGCTGGACCAGGTTCCACGCTGCCCTCTGTTGTCCCGAGTGGGGTTTGGGGACCAGACATGCCGTTGTTTGAGTGAGAGGCTCGTCTGAGAGGTTTTTCAGGGGAGATCAACAAAATCAAGCATCTCAGACAGAAGAGCCAGCAGCAGCGGAGTGACCTGAGTTGGTAGCTGCTCCGTGTCCGGAAATGcgccaggccccccaggcccccccacaAGTGCTTTGTCACAGCCTGATGGAGACGTGATCCCCACGGCACACGGCTCACCCTCCTAAAGTGCACGAGTCAGTGGTTATTGTATCACAGAGCCCTACAACCATCACCAGGGCCAACCTCCAAACATTCCATGTCCCCAAAAGCAGCCCTGGCCCCATTAGCTGTCACCCTCGAGCCCCCTCCCCATCCATGGACGAGGCCGTCCTGGACATGTCGCACACATGGACTCTCGCCCTGTGGGGCCTGCTGTGTCCGGTTCCCTCCCTGAGCGTCGGGGCCTCGGGGTACGTccccggggcgggtggggggcgtCACTCCTGTTCACAGCCAAGGGAcatgtcggggggggggggggcgggcgacACACTGTATATTTGCTCTCCCGCCAGTGGACACTTGGGGCTGTTTTTACCTCCTACCTTCTGTGAGCCTCTCGCTGCTCTGAACACCCGGCTGTATGTTTTGCACAAACATGTTCATTCTCTCAGGTAGATCCCGAGTGTGGGGTTGCTGTTCAGTCTGAGGAGCCACCTGCCTGTCGTCcgcagtggctgcagcagttgGTATTCCGGGTTAATGCCTGCTGGTCCTGTGCTGGTTCCTCCTAGTACAGCCTCCTTGACTCAGCACAGCAGCCCTGTGGGTTGGCATCACTGGTTTCCTAGAGAGGTGGGCGGCCTGTGCTGTCCACAAGGTGAGCAGGACGGCAGAGCTTCGTAGCCAGGTCTTCAGAACACCTGGTTTCCGATTTCCCAACAGGTCACACCTGAGCAGCTATTTGGGGTCTTAGCCCTGAATCTTAACATGAGATTTtacagcccccaccccaggacaccCTAGTCCCCAACACGGCACCCACGAGGAGACTGTTGTTAGGGGCTCTCCCTCAAAACCTGCTATTCTGGGGTCTTTTCTCAAGAACACAGCCTAATTCTGTTTCTGGAACGTTCTGAGATGTCAgctgggctcccagggctcccgGGGCTGGGCCCCACCCTTCTGTAGTCAGGGCATTTACTCTGAAAGCTCATCCCTGCTCTCAGCCCCGGTGTCTGCCGGGGCCCCATCGGGAGGCCGCACTGGGAAGAGGGCAAGGGTTGGCCCAGCACGCCGTGCCTGCCCACCGCTGACCCCCTCTCCGTCCGCAGCCCCAGTGGGAAGAAGTTCCGGAGCAAGCCCCAGCTGGCACggtacctggggggctccatGGACCTGAGTACCTTCGACTTCCGGACGGGCAAGATGCTCATGAGCAAGATGAACAGGAGCCGCCAGAGGGTCCGCTATGACTCCTCGAACCAGGTCAAGGTAAGCTCCGGGCCTCGGGCTCACTGCTCAGACCCGCTTCGGGGCCGCCTGGCTGGCGCAGTCGGTGGAACATGTGGTTCCCGATCTTGGGGCCCTGAGTTCAAGTCACATGTTGGGCATAGAGGTTACATTGAGAACAAAAACGCAGGCATTGACGGGGCAGCTGGATGGCAGTGAACGTCCGCAGTCGGGTCTTGTCCTGAGCTCGtggtcctggtcctggggtcgagcGCCACGGCGGGCTCTGTGCTCCCTGAGGGATCTGCTGCTCGGCCCCTCCCCTTGCTGTgcgctttctctctaaaataagtagattttttttttttttaagattttatttattcatgagagacacagagagagagagaggcagagacacaggcagagggagaagcaggctccatgcaggagccggacatgggactcgatcccggatctccaggatcacgccctgggccgaaggtggcactaaaccgctgagccacccgggctgcccaataagtaaatctttaagaaaaactgtAAGATGAAAAAACCCGCAACTCTAGTTTGGGGTAGAGAGCGAGGCTTCCACAATTAACGTTACTTGTCCTGGTGTTAGAGTTATAACTGTCTCTTGAAGGACATTTGGAAGTTACAGAAGAgtagaaagaggggaaaaaaatcctcttcACTTTGTCCCTGAGAGAGGCCATAGCCCTGCAGCTGGCCCCCAGCTGTGCCCGGTGTGTGCGCCTGTCGCACTCTCCCCGAGCCTGGCACAGCTGGCGTCCCTGCAGGGGCTGGAAAGCAGCACTTATGGAACACCCGGAGGCTCAGCGATGGAGCTGTGGCTCAGgcagtgaccccggggtcccgggatcgagtcccgcatcggggtccccgcagggagcctgcttctccctctgcctgtgtctctgcctctctctgtgtgtctctcatgaataaataaactctttaaaaatgacagagaaagcaGCACGTCTCCCACAGCCGATGGGCCACATGGGGGTGCCTGGTGACACTGTCTACCAGTCTGATGGATGTGCATCCAGGGGACTTTGGTCCTGGCTGCAGGACAGCACCAGCCAGGGCACTGTCTGGACTGTGCTCCATGGAGAGcaaggagcaggaggcaggcacAGGGCAGGTGTGGTCCAGGACCCCACTGTGGCCCCAGAGCCGGGGTGCCTCCAGGTACGCTGTGACCAACAGACAGCGATCTTTTCCCCAAAGCTCAGAGGGGAGGGGTCTTGTCAGCTGCGTGGGAGAGCCCACGGAGGCCTCTGGGGCTGCAGTGCCAGCTTGCATGTCTCTGCAGGGCAAGCCCGACCTGAACACGGCCCTCCCCGTCAGACAGACGGCATCCATCTTCAAGCAGCCGGTGACCAAGATCACCAACCACCCCAGCAACAAGGTGAAGAGTGACCCCCAGAAGGCTGTGGAGCAGCCTCGGCAGGTGAGcccatgtgccccccccccacaaggTCTTGGCGGgcaggggggcggtgggggctTGGCTCTGCGGCAGTGGaagcccccaccctggccccgcTCACCACACGCTTCCTCTCGCCACTGTTTGGGGGAGAGCTTGTGGTTTTGTGGGGCATGGTTCTGTAAGGTCACGCACATGGTGATTTGTAAGCTGCTGCTTAAAATCCAAGGATTATCTGTACCTTTGTGCATATTTACAAACGCCCAGCAGATAGCTGGTGTGCAGGTGCTGGCGGGGGCAGGAGGCTGTGGGAGCCGCTCACAGGGAGGCCCCTTGTCATTTCCACTCCCCTCGGTGGCATTTGGGTCATAGTCCTCTAGTAACCACTCAGACCTGAGCATCTGTCCCCGTGCTTCGGACCGTGCCTCTTCACACCCTGTCCCCAAGTCCTGTGGTGCCGTCCACGGGCGGAGCTCCTTGCACCCCCAGAGGCGCTGGGCCCCTTGCCTGCACAGGTGGTGCCTGTTGACGGTGCTGACCAGGTCCCTTTGCCTGCTGGGACCTCTGGGGGCCTCGAGCTCGTCCTCGTGGGAGGACGGTGGACTCCTCAAGTTTCAGAGCAAAGGGCGCTTTGCCTGCGTGGGATTGCGTCATGTTTTGGGAACCATAGACTGTCAGCACCGACGGCAGGGCTCACATCCTGGCTCGCGTGGCTCTGAGCTGGGAGGACAGGCCTGGGCGGAAATCCCGCTGGGTCCCACAGAACCCTCATTCCCAAGCAAGTAGCTCAGGCACGTCGGGGCAGAGGTCGTGCTGACACTGCTGTCCACGCGTGCATGGGCCCAGCTATTGGCGGGCCTGGCCAGGGCTGCTTGTTGTGGAGGCACGTCCGTCAGCCCCATCTGTGTGTCTGGTGGCAGCTTTTCTGGGAGAAGAAGCTGAGTGGCCTGAATGCCTTCGACATCGCTGAGGAGCTCGTGAAGACCATGGACCTCCCCAAAGGCCTGCAAGGTAACCCTGGGGTAGGAGGGGGCCAGGCGCAGGGGACCCGGTGGCCTCTGCAGCACGGGGAGCAACCCTAAATACCACGCCACGGGCCGAGCGCCGCGGCCCTGCTGGGGCCGGGCTGGGCAGCGGGGAAGGACAGGTATCTGGGAGCACAGGGGGGGCCACAGGTGTGGCACGGGGTGTCCTGAGGAGACCTGGCGTGTGTGGTTTTGCTCCCGCGCCGTATGCAACCACACCGTCCCTGAGAGGCGCAGCTTCTGCGTTTCTCACGAGCGGGCCTGAGTGCCTGTAGTGGGGGGTTTGGGAACAAGATCCCAGGCTAAGGAAGAAGGGCCTCAGGTGCCAGGTGGTGACCACCCTGCCCGCCCTGGTAGGCGTGGGACCTGGCTGCACAGATGAGACCCTGCTGTCGGCCATCGCCAGCGCCCTGCACACCAGCACCATGCCCATCACGGGGCAGCTGTCGGCCGCCGTGGAGAAGAACCCGGGGGTGTGGCTCAACACGGCCCAGCCCCTCTGCAAGGCCTTCATGGTGACCGACGAGGACATCAGGTATTGGCCCGCACATGCCCCCACGCCAGCCCTGCCCGTGGCCAGCAtgcttcccaccccccccactccccggTCTCCCCGCAATCACATTTCTCTACTGACGCTCTCCGG
Proteins encoded in this window:
- the MBD3 gene encoding methyl-CpG-binding domain protein 3 isoform X7, whose protein sequence is MERKRWECPALPQGWEREEVPRRSGLSAGHRDVFYYSPSGKKFRSKPQLARYLGGSMDLSTFDFRTGKMLMSKMNRSRQRVRYDSSNQVKGKPDLNTALPVRQTASIFKQPVTKITNHPSNKVKSDPQKAVEQPRQLFWEKKLSGLNAFDIAEELVKTMDLPKGLQGVGPGCTDETLLSAIASALHTSTMPITGQLSAAVEKNPGVWLNTAQPLCKAFMVTDEDIRV
- the MBD3 gene encoding methyl-CpG-binding domain protein 3 isoform X5; its protein translation is MERKSPSGKKFRSKPQLARYLGGSMDLSTFDFRTGKMLMSKMNRSRQRVRYDSSNQVKGKPDLNTALPVRQTASIFKQPVTKITNHPSNKVKSDPQKAVEQPRQLFWEKKLSGLNAFDIAEELVKTMDLPKGLQGVGPGCTDETLLSAIASALHTSTMPITGQLSAAVEKNPGVWLNTAQPLCKAFMVTDEDIRKQEELVQQVRKRLEEALMADMLAHVEELARDGEAPLDKTGADEDDEDDEDEDEDEPDQDQEMEHV
- the MBD3 gene encoding methyl-CpG-binding domain protein 3 isoform X1, translated to MERKRWECPALPQGWEREEVPRRSGLSAGHRDVFYYSPSGKKFRSKPQLARYLGGSMDLSTFDFRTGKMLMSKMNRSRQRVRYDSSNQVKGKPDLNTALPVRQTASIFKQPVTKITNHPSNKVKSDPQKAVEQPRQLFWEKKLSGLNAFDIAEELVKTMDLPKGLQGVGPGCTDETLLSAIASALHTSTMPITGQLSAAVEKNPGVWLNTAQPLCKAFMVTDEDIRRRADGKQEELVQQVRKRLEEALMADMLAHVEELARDGEAPLDKTGADEDDEDDEDEDEDEPDQDQEMEHV
- the MBD3 gene encoding methyl-CpG-binding domain protein 3 isoform X2; this encodes MERKRWECPALPQGWEREEVPRRSGLSAGHRDVFYYSPSGKKFRSKPQLARYLGGSMDLSTFDFRTGKMLMSKMNRSRQRVRYDSSNQVKGKPDLNTALPVRQTASIFKQPVTKITNHPSNKVKSDPQKAVEQPRQLFWEKKLSGLNAFDIAEELVKTMDLPKGLQGVGPGCTDETLLSAIASALHTSTMPITGQLSAAVEKNPGVWLNTAQPLCKAFMVTDEDIRKQEELVQQVRKRLEEALMADMLAHVEELARDGEAPLDKTGADEDDEDDEDEDEDEPDQDQEMEHV
- the MBD3 gene encoding methyl-CpG-binding domain protein 3 isoform X4, translating into MERKSPSGKKFRSKPQLARYLGGSMDLSTFDFRTGKMLMSKMNRSRQRVRYDSSNQVKGKPDLNTALPVRQTASIFKQPVTKITNHPSNKVKSDPQKAVEQPRQLFWEKKLSGLNAFDIAEELVKTMDLPKGLQGVGPGCTDETLLSAIASALHTSTMPITGQLSAAVEKNPGVWLNTAQPLCKAFMVTDEDIRRRADGKQEELVQQVRKRLEEALMADMLAHVEELARDGEAPLDKTGADEDDEDDEDEDEDEPDQDQEMEHV
- the MBD3 gene encoding methyl-CpG-binding domain protein 3 isoform X3, whose protein sequence is MKPASPRLCPAGSVRSPSGKKFRSKPQLARYLGGSMDLSTFDFRTGKMLMSKMNRSRQRVRYDSSNQVKGKPDLNTALPVRQTASIFKQPVTKITNHPSNKVKSDPQKAVEQPRQLFWEKKLSGLNAFDIAEELVKTMDLPKGLQGVGPGCTDETLLSAIASALHTSTMPITGQLSAAVEKNPGVWLNTAQPLCKAFMVTDEDIRRRADGKQEELVQQVRKRLEEALMADMLAHVEELARDGEAPLDKTGADEDDEDDEDEDEDEPDQDQEMEHV
- the MBD3 gene encoding methyl-CpG-binding domain protein 3 isoform X6, giving the protein MDLSTFDFRTGKMLMSKMNRSRQRVRYDSSNQVKGKPDLNTALPVRQTASIFKQPVTKITNHPSNKVKSDPQKAVEQPRQLFWEKKLSGLNAFDIAEELVKTMDLPKGLQGVGPGCTDETLLSAIASALHTSTMPITGQLSAAVEKNPGVWLNTAQPLCKAFMVTDEDIRRRADGKQEELVQQVRKRLEEALMADMLAHVEELARDGEAPLDKTGADEDDEDDEDEDEDEPDQDQEMEHV